One window of Schistocerca gregaria isolate iqSchGreg1 unplaced genomic scaffold, iqSchGreg1.2 ptg000473l, whole genome shotgun sequence genomic DNA carries:
- the LOC126313350 gene encoding WD repeat-containing protein 75-like produces the protein MPSRLDELHVGGGKIASLPIVFTNDSKYFFCACGSTVKMFSTTTGEQTRVLNGHDAVVIGMAINPGNPLQLYSFGKDQKICLWDYNDAIILSTFFTGLSVEHFAFNPKFNDVVYLSSVGPREGKPKSETYSIYSFHLGDGGQMERTKQGKKSLDLITQVKARKRSKFLVTPNGDYLVIQAKYHWKLFDLETKQTFKYPHRNAISCCTIHPKQHFVATGDDHGEITFWYVFSEHSNTVVLTNKSKTVSGRNGGNSAPLSVQADPITTSMHWHPHRVCAIDFDSSGTYLYSGGYEMVLVVWQLESGRRDFLPRLGAPIHCIAHTPDESLLALCFGDNTIKLINSRSFFLQVKIEGIGLSAPLELFPLRSFRQSSHPASLLRLLWRLQKIPTGLIVDPIYHSLVFAATDGQIQFYSAQEDRSVAKIQIGHKTQVKYFQDYQILSPSVTHIAFSKSGSWMVTANVRDSYTSSTSLKFWHWNPRSCRYELRTACSLREGEGVNSLAYHPSEEVCAVASKDGKFKVWKVKVDESKKKTFSPFSNQTSKKKADPNPKHECFVWYVASIGVYKGMVPTLLTFSRDGSLLAVAYQHIITIWDSSLNTCIKVLAYPPPFEHISSMEFVPATSYLVACSKCTLYVWDLLTCRIHWGHRMSAEMLAVDPKSTRFALYVPTPYHHLRKVVSEGDRLDHVSDGCIFIFDVSDPAPIGYWVLPGLGVRGIAFLPPHPSSPAAQTPDETVSSLVYLNGDNELKFLLQNYQRRESDASKTLKTHALSSLEQQQQFLEKLNSTKLVEGPSVFKLMYGGEDNNLISSAIDAEVDHVPAPCNRAIASIPAVTSKAKTPEIPLLDAAPQRAVKLTEKLLQGLESVESNALPPPTTFYPEFIDALILRSDQTPAKREQAKTSPQLSNEDEPVNIPHIHHPSSDFLEKELRQLSLNHTYPFLQNFFAHRFGKSAERVHMDATSPQRPVQEETQNTGCASPAGQYTLADVSKAFSGANRSKKIKKT, from the coding sequence ATATTTCTTTTGCGCGTGCGGGTCGACCGTGAAGATGTTCAGTACGACGACTGGAGAGCAGACTCGTGTTTTGAATGGACACGACGCCGTGGTCATTGGAATGGCGATCAACCCAGGAAACCCCCTTCAGCTCTACTCTTTTGGAAAGGATCAGAAGATTTGTCTATGGGACTACAACGATGCCATCATCTTATCGACTTTTTTCACTGGTCTGAGCGTTGAGCATTTTGCCTTCAACCCAAAGTTCAATGATGTCGTCTATCTCTCGAGCGTTGGACCTAGAGAAGGGAAGCCCAAGTCCGAAACATATTCCATCTACAGCTTTCACCTAGGAGACGGCGGACAGATGGAGCGgacgaaacaaggaaaaaaatctttGGATTTGATTACACAGGTCAAGGCGAGAAAAAGAAGTAAATTTCTGGTAACACCGAACGGAGATTACCTGGTAATTCAGGCCAAATACCATTGGAAGTTGTTTGATCTGGAAACCAAACAGACGTTTAAGTATCCCCATAGGAACGCCATTTCGTGCTGTACAATTCACCCAAAACAACACTTTGTGGCAACTGGAGACGATCACGGGGAAATCACGTTTTGGTACGTTTTTAGTGAACACAGTAATACCGTTGTTTTGACAAACAAGAGCAAAACGGTTTCCGGCAGAAATGGCGGTAACTCTGCCCCTCTTTCCGTGCAAGCCGATCCCATTACGACCTCCATGCACTGGCATCCGCACCGCGTCTGCGCCATCGACTTTGATTCCAGCGGGACTTATCTTTATAGCGGTGGCTACGAAATGGTACTGGTTGTGTGGCAATTGGAGTCAGGACGACGTGATTTTTTGCCTCGTTTGGGCGCACCGATTCACTGTATCGCACACACTCCGGACGAATCGCTGCTTGCCCTGTGCTTCGGGGATAATACGATCAAGCTGATAAACTCTCGCAGCTTCTTCTTGCAAGTTAAAATCGAAGGAATAGGACTTTCCGCGCCTCTCGAACTTTTTCCGCTTCGCTCGTTCCGCCAAAGCTCGCACCCAGCCTCTCTTCTCAGACTGCTCTGGCGCCTCCAGAAAATTCCTACCGGACTTATTGTAGACCCCATCTATCATTCCCTCGTCTTCGCCGCCACAGACGGACAGATTCAATTCTACTCTGCCCAAGAAGATCGCAGCGTCGCGAAAATTCAAATAGGACACAAGACTCAGGTCAAATACTTCCAAGACTACCAGATCCTCAGCCCCTCCGTAACTCACATAGCGTTCTCTAAGTCCGGGTCGTGGATGGTCACCGCCAACGTCAGAGACTCCTACACTTCCTCGACGTCACTCAAGTTCTGGCATTGGAATCCACGCTCCTGTCGTTACGAGCTGCGCACGGCGTGTTCCCTCCGCGAGGGCGAGGGCGTCAATTCTTTGGCGTATCATCCGAGCGAAGAAGTCTGTGCCGTAGCGAGCAAAGACGGAAAATTCAAAGTCTGGAAAGTCAAAGTTgacgaaagcaaaaaaaaaactttttctccgTTTTCCAATCAGACGTCAAAAAAAAAAGCTGACCCCAACCCAAAGCACGAATGCTTCGTATGGTACGTGGCATCTATAGGCGTCTATAAAGGCATGGTCCCGACCCTGTTGACATTCTCGAGGGATGGGTCGCTTCTTGCCGTCGCCTACCAACACATCATTACTATTTGGGACTCGTCCCTCAACACTTGCATCAAAGTCCTTGCCTATCCACCCCCGTTTGAACACATCTCCTCTATGGAGTTCGTGCCCGCTACCTCATACTTGGTCGCGTGCTCTAAATGTACTCTGTACGTTTGGGACCTGCTGACGTGCAGGATTCATTGGGGGCATCGCATGTCCGCGGAAATGCTTGCTGTGGACCCCAAATCTACTCGGTTTGCTCTCTACGTACCTACACCTTATCACCACCTCCGAAAGGTTGTTTCTGAAGGCGATCGACTCGACCATGTTTCCGACGGATGCATCTTCATCTTCGACGTCTCTGACCCCGCTCCTATCGGCTACTGGGTGCTTCCCGGATTGGGTGTTCGCGGCATCGCCTTCCTGCCCCCTCACCCGTCCTCTCCGGCCGCGCAAACGCCAGACGAGACTGTGAGTTCTCTCGTGTACCTGAACGGAGACAACGAGCTTAAATTTCTTCTACAAAACTACCAGCGACGCGAATCCGACGCCAGCAAGACCTTGAAAACGCACGCCCTTAGCTCGttggaacaacaacaacagtttttggAAAAACTCAACTCGACTAAACTCGTCGAAGGACCGTCTGTGTTCAAACTTATGTATGGGGGCGAAGACAACAACCTCATTTCTTCGGCGATCGACGCAGAGGTGGACCACGTTCCCGCTCCTTGCAACCGTGCCATTGCGTCCATTCCAGCGGTCACATCCAAGGCAAAAACGCCAGAAATACCCCTCTTGGACGCTGCTCCCCAAAGAGCAGTTAAGCTCACCGAAAAGTTACTGCAAGGCTTGGAGAGCGTAGAAAGCAATGCGCTACCACCACCTACTACGTTCTACCCTGAATTCATTGACGCGCTCATTCTCAGATCAGACCAAACTCCGGCCAAACGCGAGCAAGCGAAGACAAGCCCTCAACTATCAAACGAAGACGAACCCGTCAACATACCTCACATTCACCACCCATCCTCCGACTTCCTCGAAAAAGAGCTCCGTCAACTATCTCTGAACCACACCTATCCATTCCTCCAAAACTTCTTCGCCCATCGCTTTGGCAAGTCGGCAGAACGCGTCCACATGGATGCGACATCCCCTCAGCGCCCAGTGCAAGAAGAAACGCAAAACACAGGATGTGCCTCGCCCGCCGGACAGTACACTCTGGCCgacgtgtccaaggcgttcagcggCGCAAATCggtcgaaaaaaataaaaaaaacctga